The window tattacatctaAAATCTCACAGTAAGTGACACATACAggctatttaaaatttgtgaaaatttacaGGATTTTAGATGTGTATCAATGACACACCTGtatccaggttaagtgttagagagggcttcttagccctaacttcgcctggtaaataagacatctttactttactttactttatcatAAAGATATTGGCACAATAGCCATACAACTGGAGATATTATATGAGAATTGATTTCTAAAAGGCTTTTCCGGTGACAAGTGTGCTGATGGGCAGGGAGACGGAACTTCTGTACAGTAGAGTATTTGCCTACTTGAAGGAGGTTCTGCCTGAGTGGTATCCCACAGATATCACTTGCGACTTTGAAAAGGCATTGAGAAGTGCCTTATGAAGAGCATGGCTGGAAAACCGAGTAGTCAGATGATGGTTTCATTCGgcaaatgtaagtttttaatttataacatttatatatcaatgtttattatataatttattactaactgtaaatataacaataacaaacattatattggtttataaCATCATTAATGTATGTCATCAAcgtcataatttaaataaatgaaacgaGAAGTATTCGCTACTAATATCTTACTATTATAAAGGAAATAACATCAAATATAAATGAGATATCCAGATGCAAAAGATAAAGTAGTATGGTATTGTGCTTGTTATTACAGAGAATGAACAAGAAAGCGCGGACTCTGGGGCACGTACAGCTGCTACGCCAAAAGCTTGCTGCCAGAAGCATAAAATATGTGCCAGGCCTTGACTTCCAGAGCATGTGCAGATCGAGACAGGGTATGACCACATTGTGAACTTAGCCCAGCAGGCAGGCGTTCTCCAAAATCTCGCGGTGTTCCTCAACTGCATTTGCAACGTGTGTGGATTACTGGtaagttaacaaaaaaattaccTTATTAACAAACTACTTAGTTAAGATGTGCACTAATCTTAATATTTAACCATGATATtacaatacttaataaattaacgATTCTAAATTATAAGATGGTAACATTATTTCACAACAAAATGAATGGTCTAGGTGTCGGTGTTGAGTCTATCTCTGTTTACAAACAGAAGAGACGAACCAGCAACGACATGGAGTCCTACCACAGAAACTGAGGGATACCATGAACACTGCCCATCCGAACGTGTGGATTTTTACAggtaattaaatctatttatttatttttattagacttCATACATAAAAGCAGTATTTATTAAAACGGtagtaaaaatagaattttacagATTGTCTGGGAGCGGAGGAATGTGAGATTTCTGTACAAAGATGCCTCAACACGAAAATAAACACTCTGACCACACGGTTAGATGGCGGGCAATACAGTGTTCCTGAAATTTTGGAGGCGGCTGGTCACCAGCTTGACAACATCCACAACGTCGCAGGCGACGACGAAAACGACGTTGAGGATGTTGTTGGTGTGGACGGTGTCAGATTTCCACTAGACGAAGAAGCTGGTGGCAGAGCTGCAGTGGCTGTACGTGGACGCGGCCGTGGTGGAGCAGTGGCAGCATGCGGGAGACGTGGACATATGGtagtaattttaatgaaacacGGTATGGTATTCAAATGAAACAGTGCAGATATGtacttaacatattttgacttTAATTGACCATATTAAAGCCTATGTGATACCTTTAAaacaatactaatttttataaaacgttcCACAAGTTCCTCGCGGTGCTGGAACCACTCCAAGATCGGCAACTCCTGCATCTGAAGCAGTAGCGGTAACTTTGCCTGCCTGCGCTAGTACTTTTCCGGTGGTCCTTCTAGCACCAGCGGTGCTTCCAGCACTACTACTATCACCAGCGGTACTCCCAGCACCACCACTAGCACCAGCGGTACTCCCAGGACTACTATTACCACCAGCGGTACTCCCAGCACTACTACTAGCACCAGCGGTACTCCCAGCACTACTACTAGCACCAGCGGTACTCCCAGGATTACTATTACCACCAGCGGTACTCCCAGCACCACTACCTGCACCAGCGGTACTCCCAGCATTACTACTAACACCAGCGGTACTCCCAGGACTACTATTACCACCAGCGGTACTCCCAGCACCACTACTAGCACCAGCGGTACTCCCAGCACTACTACTAGCACCAGCGGTACTCCCAGGACTACTATTACCACCAGCGGTACTCCCAGCACCACTACCTGCACCAGCGGTACTCCCAGCATTACTACTATCACCAGCGGTACTCCCAACACCACTACTAGCACCAGCGGTACTTCCAGCATCATGTCagttttgtagccattaaataaagAATTACCCAGCaattttcttaacttctttttcatatatttctgtTGATGATAGAGTGTGTAAAAT of the Homalodisca vitripennis isolate AUS2020 chromosome X, UT_GWSS_2.1, whole genome shotgun sequence genome contains:
- the LOC124369760 gene encoding uncharacterized protein LOC124369760 codes for the protein MNTAHPNVWIFTDCLGAEECEISVQRCLNTKINTLTTRLDGGQYSVPEILEAAGHQLDNIHNVAGDDENDVEDVVGVDGVRFPLDEEAGGRAAVAVRGRGRGGAVAACGRRGHMVVILMKHGMVFK
- the LOC124369538 gene encoding uncharacterized protein LOC124369538 yields the protein MMLEVPLVLVVVLGVPLVIVVMLGVPLVQVVVLGVPLVVIVVLGVPLVLVVVLGVPLVLVVVLGVPLVVIVVLGVPLVLVVMLGVPLVQVVVLGVPLVVIVILGVPLVLVVVLGVPLVLVVVLGVPLVVIVVLGVPLVLVVVLGVPLVIVVVLEAPLVLEGPPEKY